The Ensifer canadensis genome has a segment encoding these proteins:
- a CDS encoding SDR family oxidoreductase: MEFEMKVAVIGASGAMGSRIVGRLQGDGHDVVAASKKTGVDALSGEGLEKALEGVDVVIDVTNSGSFGDGDALTFFRQSGKNLLGAAKTSGVRHYLTLSVVGTDRMVENDYFRAKLVQENLIRSSGLPYTIVRSTQFFEFFSGIVNAAAVNGDLRLPAIAVRPVSADEAANWITKLAVAVPQNTIVELGGPQSIELADLARELLTATADNRPVSLDKDALYFGVALPPDGLLPMKQTISGKLSFHEWLTKSIAG, from the coding sequence ATGGAGTTCGAGATGAAAGTAGCGGTAATCGGCGCGAGCGGCGCCATGGGTTCCAGGATCGTCGGCAGACTGCAAGGGGACGGACACGATGTCGTGGCTGCATCGAAGAAAACAGGGGTCGATGCCTTGTCCGGTGAGGGTCTGGAAAAGGCACTGGAAGGTGTCGATGTCGTTATCGACGTTACAAATTCCGGCTCGTTCGGAGATGGCGATGCGCTGACCTTCTTCAGGCAATCGGGGAAGAACCTGCTCGGAGCAGCCAAGACGTCCGGGGTCCGGCATTATCTGACGCTCTCCGTCGTGGGAACGGACCGCATGGTTGAGAATGACTACTTCCGCGCCAAACTCGTCCAGGAAAACCTGATCCGGTCCTCCGGATTGCCTTACACGATCGTCCGTTCCACCCAATTCTTCGAGTTCTTCAGCGGTATCGTGAACGCTGCGGCGGTCAACGGAGATTTACGCCTGCCGGCGATCGCCGTACGTCCGGTCTCAGCAGACGAAGCGGCAAACTGGATCACAAAGCTGGCGGTGGCCGTGCCGCAAAACACCATCGTCGAACTTGGCGGACCGCAATCCATCGAACTCGCCGATCTGGCCCGCGAATTGCTCACTGCCACCGCGGACAATCGCCCGGTCAGTCTCGACAAGGACGCACTATACTTCGGTGTGGCATTACCTCCAGACGGGCTTTTGCCCATGAAGCAAACCATCTCTGGCAAGCTGTCTTTCCACGAGTGGCTTACCAAGAGCATTGCCGGTTAG
- a CDS encoding response regulator transcription factor, translating to MQHTQPKIEDAAEPIVYVVDDDEAMREALLDLFMVTNKRATAFSNGPEFLETADICAPGCLVLDFRMPGGTGLDLQERLSKAGSRLPVIFLTGHADILTSVKAMKAGAMDFIIKPFADQDLLDAVDRAIKLDSERRKVDAERNRIQALVDTLTPRELEVMFAVVSGLMNKQVAYQLGISEMTVKLHRMSLMRKMQARSLADLVRKVEQVRRN from the coding sequence ATGCAACACACTCAACCCAAGATAGAAGACGCGGCCGAGCCGATTGTGTACGTCGTTGACGACGACGAGGCGATGCGAGAAGCATTGCTTGATCTGTTCATGGTGACCAACAAGCGGGCGACCGCATTTTCCAACGGTCCCGAGTTTTTGGAAACGGCTGACATCTGTGCGCCAGGTTGCCTCGTACTCGATTTCCGAATGCCGGGAGGAACTGGCCTGGATCTTCAAGAGCGTCTGTCGAAGGCCGGTAGTCGTCTTCCCGTGATCTTTCTGACAGGTCATGCGGACATCCTGACGAGTGTAAAGGCGATGAAGGCGGGGGCGATGGATTTCATCATCAAACCTTTCGCCGATCAGGATCTCCTTGATGCGGTGGATCGAGCCATCAAGCTCGATTCCGAACGACGCAAGGTGGACGCGGAACGGAATCGAATCCAAGCATTGGTCGACACCCTCACGCCCCGCGAATTGGAGGTGATGTTTGCGGTCGTCAGCGGGCTGATGAACAAACAGGTCGCGTATCAGCTCGGTATCAGCGAAATGACCGTGAAGCTCCATCGCATGAGCCTCATGCGCAAGATGCAGGCTCGCTCGCTCGCGGATCTCGTTCGGAAGGTCGAGCAAGTTCGACGGAACTGA
- a CDS encoding carboxymuconolactone decarboxylase family protein, with amino-acid sequence MTQRINFAKESPNLMKKFMEFVTATKENSVEESIRNLVNVRIAQLNNCTYCLDMHIKQAKIQGERELRLYHVASWRESTLFAPRERAALAWAEIVTKLPDLGVPDEIYERVRSHLSEKEISDLTFAVMSANAWTRVNAAFKSVPGSSDAMLGLDKADLK; translated from the coding sequence ATGACACAGCGCATTAATTTCGCGAAGGAATCGCCGAATCTCATGAAGAAGTTCATGGAATTCGTGACGGCGACCAAGGAAAACTCCGTCGAGGAATCCATTCGCAACCTGGTCAACGTTCGCATCGCGCAGCTCAACAACTGCACCTATTGCCTCGACATGCACATCAAGCAGGCGAAGATCCAGGGCGAGCGTGAACTGCGCCTCTACCACGTGGCATCGTGGCGTGAATCCACGCTTTTTGCACCCCGGGAGCGCGCAGCCCTCGCATGGGCGGAAATCGTGACGAAACTGCCGGATCTCGGCGTTCCCGACGAAATCTATGAACGCGTTCGTTCGCATCTCAGCGAGAAGGAAATCTCCGATCTCACTTTTGCTGTCATGTCGGCGAACGCGTGGACCCGCGTAAATGCCGCGTTCAAGTCAGTACCGGGCTCGTCCGATGCCATGCTCGGCCTCGACAAAGCAGACCTGAAGTAA
- a CDS encoding SDR family oxidoreductase — translation MKIVVIGGTGLIGSKLVKRLQGKGHEVIAASPASGVNTITGEGLEKTLAGAQVVVDVANSPSFEDNAVMEFFQTSGRNLMAAEEVAGVRHHVALSVVGTERLQASGYFRAKLAQEKIIKEAKIPYTLVHSTQFFEFMFGIAQSGTEGEKVHLSPAMMQPILSDDVADALADLVLGQPRNAIVEIAGPEPIKIADAVTKYLRQIGDHREIVVDNKTRYFGALLDDTTLMPAAGVRLGAVGFSEWVKTATPPPAR, via the coding sequence ATGAAGATCGTCGTTATCGGTGGAACCGGCCTCATCGGCTCGAAATTGGTCAAGCGCCTTCAGGGGAAGGGGCATGAAGTCATTGCCGCATCGCCGGCATCCGGAGTGAATACAATCACCGGCGAGGGGCTGGAGAAGACATTGGCCGGAGCGCAAGTCGTGGTGGACGTTGCAAACTCGCCGTCCTTTGAAGACAACGCGGTCATGGAATTCTTCCAGACATCCGGCCGCAACCTGATGGCCGCTGAAGAAGTCGCCGGCGTGAGGCATCACGTCGCGCTTTCGGTCGTTGGAACCGAACGTCTTCAGGCGAGCGGCTATTTTCGGGCGAAACTGGCCCAGGAAAAGATTATCAAGGAAGCGAAAATTCCTTACACGCTGGTTCACTCGACGCAATTTTTCGAGTTCATGTTCGGCATCGCCCAATCTGGGACCGAGGGTGAAAAAGTTCATCTCTCGCCGGCCATGATGCAGCCGATCTTGTCGGATGACGTGGCTGACGCTCTGGCCGATCTGGTGCTTGGCCAACCTCGCAATGCCATCGTTGAAATTGCAGGCCCGGAGCCCATCAAGATCGCAGATGCCGTCACGAAATACCTCCGGCAGATCGGAGACCACCGGGAGATCGTCGTTGACAACAAGACGCGATACTTCGGCGCTCTTCTAGACGACACGACCCTGATGCCTGCCGCCGGTGTCCGGCTCGGCGCAGTTGGCTTTTCGGAGTGGGTCAAGACGGCCACTCCGCCGCCCGCGCGCTAA
- a CDS encoding LysR family transcriptional regulator: MLRLLREATGLIAFVRTVQTGSFSAAARSLGATPSSISKSISRLERLLGVHLFRRSTRLLAMTQEGEAFYDKIMPLLEQIDSSAETVQSYRAPAGHLRASLPSELGRMILEPIFTEFVPMYPEISLSVGMTDRHVDLLRENYDVAFRVGQVEQAGLMCKTLSHLDMTLVASPSFLRKHGDIESLGQLKNIPFARYVADGKPYPIGFVDGGSILPSGRIDLDSATAIRDAALSGVGAAHLIKRTVQDDLDRGLLVELLPHVKLQTVPFQAVHASGRLPSFRLQLFTDFIATLMRSSARE; this comes from the coding sequence ATGCTTAGGCTGCTGAGGGAAGCAACCGGACTGATAGCATTCGTTCGCACGGTTCAGACAGGCTCCTTCAGTGCGGCTGCGCGGAGCCTCGGAGCGACGCCATCGTCAATTTCTAAAAGCATTTCGCGATTGGAACGCCTGCTGGGCGTGCATCTGTTCCGCCGCTCGACCCGACTTCTGGCGATGACGCAGGAAGGTGAAGCCTTCTACGACAAGATAATGCCGTTGCTCGAGCAGATCGACAGTTCGGCAGAGACGGTTCAGTCTTATCGGGCGCCCGCAGGTCATCTGCGTGCCAGTTTGCCCAGCGAACTCGGCAGGATGATTCTGGAACCGATATTCACCGAGTTCGTCCCGATGTACCCGGAGATTTCGTTGTCTGTTGGCATGACGGACCGGCACGTCGATCTCCTGAGGGAAAACTATGACGTGGCATTCAGGGTCGGCCAGGTCGAGCAGGCAGGCCTGATGTGCAAGACACTCTCGCACCTCGACATGACGCTTGTCGCATCGCCTTCCTTTCTCCGTAAGCATGGAGATATTGAGAGCCTTGGCCAACTGAAGAACATACCATTCGCCCGATATGTCGCAGATGGCAAACCCTATCCCATCGGCTTTGTTGACGGCGGCAGCATCTTGCCGTCAGGCCGGATCGACCTGGATTCAGCCACGGCCATCCGCGATGCGGCGCTGAGCGGCGTCGGTGCAGCACATCTGATAAAGCGGACGGTCCAGGACGATCTCGATCGGGGTCTTCTTGTCGAGCTCCTTCCGCACGTGAAATTGCAAACGGTTCCGTTCCAGGCTGTGCATGCATCAGGCAGATTGCCGAGCTTCCGCCTGCAGTTGTTTACCGACTTCATCGCAACGTTGATGCGATCCTCGGCAAGGGAATAG